Proteins from a genomic interval of Planctomycetia bacterium:
- a CDS encoding transposase — protein sequence GVELICPHRRGRKRPATQDGRPLRRYRKRWIVERTIGWMKAFRRLVTRYEFYAFLFHSFAKLACLMIVLRRF from the coding sequence GGCGTCGAACTCATCTGTCCGCACCGTCGCGGTCGCAAACGACCGGCCACTCAAGACGGCCGACCGCTGAGACGTTATCGTAAGCGTTGGATCGTCGAGCGCACGATCGGTTGGATGAAGGCCTTCCGACGGCTCGTTACCCGCTACGAGTTCTACGCCTTCCTCTTCCATAGCTTCGCCAAGCTCGCTTGCCTCATGATCGTCCTGAGGCGGTTTTGA